A genomic segment from Micromonospora echinaurantiaca encodes:
- a CDS encoding type 1 glutamine amidotransferase gives MSTESLRIVWVYPDLLSTYGDRGNALILAHRARQRRMPVEVLEVRSDERLPATADIYLIGGGEDGPQALGAQRLIADGGLHRAVAQGAVVFGVCAGYQLLGTSFFAKGTQYRGLELLDLSSDRGPTRAVGELAGDIDPRLGLPPLSGFENHGGRTHLGPEVAPLARVTAGIGNDGATEGAWRGKLLGTYSHGPALARNPALADLLLRWAAGVHQLPPLDDTWSDRLRSERRAAVAAARA, from the coding sequence GTGTCAACTGAGAGCCTGCGCATCGTCTGGGTCTACCCCGACCTGCTCTCCACCTACGGCGACCGGGGCAACGCGCTGATCCTTGCCCACCGCGCCCGCCAGCGCCGGATGCCGGTGGAGGTGCTGGAGGTCCGCTCCGACGAGCGGCTGCCCGCCACCGCCGACATCTACCTCATCGGCGGCGGCGAGGACGGTCCGCAGGCGCTCGGCGCGCAGCGGCTGATCGCCGACGGCGGCCTGCACCGGGCGGTCGCCCAGGGGGCGGTGGTGTTCGGCGTCTGCGCCGGCTACCAGCTGCTCGGCACCTCCTTCTTCGCCAAGGGCACCCAGTACCGCGGTCTGGAGCTGCTCGACCTCTCCTCCGACCGGGGTCCGACCCGGGCCGTCGGCGAGTTGGCCGGCGACATCGACCCCCGGCTCGGCCTGCCCCCGCTGAGCGGGTTCGAGAACCACGGTGGCCGTACCCACCTCGGCCCGGAGGTCGCCCCGCTGGCCCGGGTGACCGCCGGCATCGGCAACGACGGCGCCACCGAGGGCGCCTGGCGGGGCAAGCTGCTCGGCACCTATTCGCACGGGCCGGCACTGGCCCGCAACCCCGCCCTGGCCGACCTGCTGCTGCGCTGGGCCGCCGGCGTGCACCAGCTGCCGCCGCTGGACGACACCTGGTCCGACCGGCTCCGCTCCGAGCGCCGCGCCGCGGTGGCCGCCGCCCGGGCATGA
- a CDS encoding MurT ligase domain-containing protein, with the protein MPLRAKVASSVSRTAAALSRAAGRGDGSVIGGWIGLKIDPDLLAHLSAGRAIALISGTNGKTTTTRLAAAAVGVLGRVATNSFGANMPTGHTSALAKAGSTPYAVLEVDEHYLAQVLEATEPHVVALLNLSRDQLDRAKEVAMMAQLWRAALVKHPDVRVVANADDPMVVWAASPPPNHDHRIKPPHVTWFSAGQRWHDDSWVCPECGSTIQRSGEQWWCSGCPLRRPEPQWTVEDDGVVDPTGAWHKVKLQLPGKVNIGNAATALAVAAEFGVRPVDAVLQLGTVASVAGRYAQVERDGRNIRLLLAKNPASWLEAFDMADEAPTLLSINARDPDGLDTSWLFDVDFSPLRGRQVLITGDRAYDLAVRLDVNQVPFQHVRTFDEAVRTAPPGRLEVIANYTAFQDIRAELDRVN; encoded by the coding sequence ATGCCCCTGCGGGCGAAGGTGGCCAGCTCCGTGTCCCGGACGGCCGCGGCGCTGTCGCGGGCCGCGGGCCGGGGCGACGGCTCGGTGATCGGTGGCTGGATCGGCCTGAAGATCGACCCCGACCTGCTCGCGCACCTCTCGGCCGGGCGCGCCATCGCGCTCATCTCCGGCACCAACGGCAAGACCACCACCACCCGGCTCGCCGCCGCGGCGGTCGGCGTGCTGGGCCGGGTCGCCACCAACTCCTTCGGCGCCAACATGCCCACCGGGCACACCTCCGCGCTGGCCAAGGCCGGCAGCACCCCGTACGCGGTGCTGGAGGTGGACGAGCACTACCTCGCGCAGGTGCTGGAGGCCACCGAGCCGCACGTGGTGGCGCTGCTGAACCTCTCCCGCGACCAGCTCGACCGGGCCAAGGAGGTCGCCATGATGGCGCAGCTCTGGCGGGCCGCCCTGGTCAAGCACCCCGACGTGCGGGTGGTCGCCAACGCCGACGACCCGATGGTGGTGTGGGCCGCGTCCCCGCCGCCCAACCACGACCACCGGATCAAGCCGCCGCACGTCACCTGGTTCAGCGCCGGGCAACGGTGGCACGACGACTCCTGGGTCTGCCCCGAGTGCGGCTCGACCATCCAGCGCTCCGGCGAGCAGTGGTGGTGCAGCGGCTGCCCGCTGCGCCGGCCGGAACCGCAGTGGACGGTCGAGGACGACGGCGTGGTCGACCCGACCGGCGCCTGGCACAAGGTCAAGCTCCAGCTGCCCGGCAAGGTCAACATCGGCAACGCGGCCACCGCGCTGGCCGTCGCCGCCGAGTTCGGCGTCCGCCCGGTCGACGCGGTGCTGCAGCTGGGCACGGTCGCCTCGGTCGCCGGCCGCTACGCGCAGGTGGAGCGGGACGGGCGCAACATCCGGCTGCTGCTGGCCAAGAACCCGGCCAGCTGGCTGGAGGCGTTCGACATGGCCGACGAGGCGCCGACGCTGCTGTCGATCAACGCTCGCGACCCCGACGGGCTGGACACCTCATGGCTGTTCGACGTCGACTTCTCCCCGCTGCGCGGCCGGCAGGTGCTGATCACCGGCGACCGGGCGTACGACCTGGCCGTGCGGCTGGACGTCAACCAGGTGCCCTTCCAGCACGTGCGGACGTTCGACGAGGCCGTCCGGACGGCGCCGCCGGGGCGGCTGGAGGTCATCGCGAACTACACCGCGTTCCAGGACATCCGAGCGGAGTTGGACCGTGTCAACTGA
- the mraZ gene encoding division/cell wall cluster transcriptional repressor MraZ — MFLGTHTPRLDDKGRLILPAKFRDELAGGVVITKGQERCLYVFPMPEFQRIAEQLRAQPMTSKAARAYSRVFFASAHDEVPDKQGRVTIPAHLRDYAALDRDLVVIGASSRVEIWDKAAWESYLAESEDDFADIEEGVLPGGL, encoded by the coding sequence ATGTTCCTCGGCACCCACACCCCACGCCTGGACGACAAAGGCCGGTTGATCCTTCCGGCGAAGTTCCGGGACGAGCTGGCGGGGGGTGTCGTGATCACCAAAGGGCAGGAGCGCTGCCTCTACGTCTTCCCGATGCCCGAGTTCCAGCGGATCGCGGAGCAGTTGCGCGCGCAGCCGATGACCAGCAAGGCGGCCCGGGCCTACAGCCGGGTCTTCTTCGCCAGCGCCCACGACGAGGTGCCCGACAAGCAGGGCCGGGTGACCATCCCGGCCCACCTGCGGGACTACGCCGCGCTCGACCGGGACCTGGTGGTGATCGGCGCGAGCAGCCGGGTGGAGATCTGGGACAAGGCCGCCTGGGAGAGCTACCTCGCCGAGAGCGAAGACGACTTCGCCGACATCGAGGAGGGGGTGCTGCCCGGCGGACTGTAG
- a CDS encoding peptidoglycan D,D-transpeptidase FtsI family protein: MPPRSDEPRRDATGSRRGSSRGSGGRGTDRTAEPGVGGISDARAYTPRGRTIREGAARADREERAGRPEQRRTPRSTRSGDPFRPALQVLDGGRTGATRAGRRDAAGGRSGVVRTVTPRAPRAPRDDEPPAPPRRRTPPRTPRRPDRSAARRPARKPRRPPKLADPGRRLRLGTVLTLALFATIGIRLVYLQAVETPAYAGGGVADRTRTVTLPAPRGAIYDRDGAELAHSVEARYVYADPTQVKDPQATAKALSPLLGIPASELAGRMAPRKRPDGVWSQFEYLARGVEIEKARQIMELKLPGINTHRDERREVPGGDLAANLIGFTSQDMNGLEGLEARYDDLLHGEDGKRVYEVGLGDLAAPIPGGYSRTTPPKPGSSLRLTVDRDLQFKVQRILSEAMAQSKGSTGAAVVIEVATGEVLAQASHPTYNAAKPLPSDPADREDAATSFVVDPGSVHKAITFGAALQEGVITPDTTLPIANSIKMGDTWFSDTHPANGRRMSLPGMMAYSSNVGTIEIADKLGRDRLIDYQRRFGLGQATGVGMPGEASGRLLPADEWSGSSYGSVPIGHSVDATPLQMAAAYATIANNGTYVQPHLIKEVIGPDGKRTPAKAPVTRSVLSPENAAALRTILEAVTTVDGATGTAAAIPGYRVAGKTGTGWRLVDGKKQPGEVASFIGMAPAEQPRYVIAVFAHTPSGGGGDIAAPAFREMMQFTLHHYRVPPSAAGKAPKFVVYPR; the protein is encoded by the coding sequence GTGCCCCCGAGATCGGACGAACCGCGCCGGGACGCCACGGGCTCCCGGCGCGGCTCGTCGCGTGGCAGCGGTGGCCGGGGCACCGACCGCACGGCCGAGCCCGGCGTCGGCGGCATCTCCGACGCCCGGGCGTACACCCCCCGGGGGCGCACCATCCGGGAAGGCGCGGCCCGGGCCGACCGCGAGGAGCGGGCCGGCCGGCCGGAGCAGCGGCGCACCCCGCGCAGCACCCGCTCCGGCGACCCGTTCCGGCCCGCTCTCCAGGTGCTCGACGGCGGCCGGACCGGGGCCACCCGGGCCGGCCGGCGGGACGCGGCCGGCGGCCGGTCGGGGGTCGTCCGCACCGTCACGCCGCGCGCCCCGCGGGCGCCCAGGGACGACGAGCCGCCGGCGCCGCCCCGCCGGCGCACCCCGCCGCGCACCCCGCGCCGGCCGGACCGGTCGGCCGCCCGGCGGCCGGCCCGCAAGCCGCGCCGCCCGCCGAAGCTGGCCGACCCGGGCCGCCGGCTGCGGCTGGGCACCGTGCTGACCCTGGCGCTCTTCGCCACCATCGGTATCCGGCTGGTCTACCTCCAGGCGGTGGAGACCCCGGCGTACGCGGGCGGCGGCGTCGCCGACCGGACCCGGACGGTCACCCTGCCCGCGCCGCGCGGCGCGATCTATGACCGGGACGGCGCCGAACTGGCGCACAGCGTCGAGGCCCGGTACGTCTACGCCGACCCGACCCAGGTCAAGGACCCGCAGGCCACCGCGAAGGCGCTCTCGCCGCTGCTCGGCATCCCCGCCTCCGAGCTGGCCGGGCGGATGGCCCCGCGCAAGCGCCCGGACGGGGTCTGGTCGCAGTTCGAGTACCTGGCCCGCGGGGTGGAGATCGAGAAGGCCCGGCAGATCATGGAGCTCAAGCTGCCCGGCATCAACACCCACCGCGATGAGCGGCGCGAGGTGCCCGGCGGCGACCTGGCCGCCAACCTGATCGGGTTCACCAGCCAGGACATGAACGGGCTGGAGGGGCTGGAGGCCCGCTACGACGACCTGCTGCACGGCGAGGACGGCAAGCGGGTCTACGAGGTCGGCCTGGGTGACCTGGCCGCCCCGATCCCCGGCGGCTACAGCCGCACCACCCCGCCCAAGCCGGGCAGTTCGCTCCGGCTCACCGTCGACCGGGACTTGCAGTTCAAGGTGCAGCGGATCCTCAGCGAGGCGATGGCGCAGAGCAAGGGCAGCACCGGCGCCGCGGTGGTGATCGAGGTGGCCACCGGGGAGGTGCTGGCCCAGGCCAGCCACCCGACCTACAACGCCGCGAAGCCCCTGCCGAGCGACCCGGCCGACCGGGAGGACGCGGCCACCAGCTTCGTGGTGGACCCGGGCTCGGTGCACAAGGCGATCACCTTCGGCGCGGCGTTGCAGGAGGGGGTGATCACCCCGGACACCACGCTGCCGATCGCGAACAGCATCAAGATGGGCGACACCTGGTTCTCCGACACCCACCCGGCCAACGGGCGGCGGATGAGTCTGCCCGGGATGATGGCGTACTCGTCGAACGTCGGCACCATCGAGATCGCCGACAAGCTCGGCCGGGACCGGCTGATCGACTACCAGCGCCGGTTCGGGCTCGGCCAGGCCACCGGGGTGGGCATGCCCGGCGAGGCCAGCGGCCGGCTGCTGCCCGCCGACGAGTGGAGCGGATCGTCGTACGGGTCGGTGCCGATCGGGCACAGCGTGGACGCCACGCCGCTGCAGATGGCCGCCGCGTACGCGACGATCGCCAACAACGGCACCTACGTCCAGCCGCACCTGATCAAAGAGGTGATCGGGCCGGACGGCAAGCGCACGCCGGCCAAGGCGCCGGTCACCCGGTCGGTGCTCAGCCCGGAGAACGCGGCCGCGCTGCGCACCATCCTGGAGGCGGTGACCACCGTCGACGGGGCCACCGGCACGGCGGCGGCGATCCCCGGTTACCGGGTCGCCGGCAAGACCGGCACCGGCTGGCGGCTGGTCGACGGCAAGAAGCAGCCCGGCGAGGTGGCCTCGTTCATCGGGATGGCCCCGGCCGAGCAGCCCCGGTACGTGATCGCGGTCTTCGCGCACACCCCGTCGGGCGGGGGCGGGGACATCGCCGCCCCGGCGTTCCGCGAGATGATGCAGTTCACCCTGCACCACTACCGAGTGCCGCCGTCCGCCGCGGGCAAGGCCCCGAAGTTCGTGGTCTATCCCCGCTGA